The genomic stretch TGACCCTGACTGATCTGGCCGAAGGCGCCTTGTGGAAACACATCGGTGCCAGCCTGATTCGCGTGCTGATCGGGTTTGCCATCGGCGCAAGTCTGGCGCTGGTGTTTGCCGCGTGGGTTGGTCTGAGCCGTGAGGCCGAGGCGTACCTTGAGCCGACCTTCGCCGCCCTGCGTTCAATTCCCAGTCTGGCCTGGGTGCCGCTGTTGCTGTTGTGGCTGGGCATCGACGAGACCTCGAAAATCGTCCTGATCGCCATCGGTGCGTTCTTCCCGGTGTACGTCAACGTGGTCGCGGCGATCCGCAACATCGACCGCAAACTGGTGGAAGTCGGCCACATCTATGGCTTCAGTCGCCTGCAACTGGTGCGCCGGATTCTGCTGCCCGCCGCCCTGCCCGGCCTGTTCACCGGGCTGCGCAGTGGCATGAGCCTGGCGTGGATGTTTCTGGTGGCGGCCGAACTGATCGCGGCAACCAAAGGCCTGGGTTACCTGTTGAGTGACGGGCGCGAAACCTCGCGACCGGACATCGTGCTGGCGGCGATCATTGTATTGGCGCTGCTGGGCAAACTCAGCGATGGCTTGCTCGCCGCCCTCGAACGCCGCTGGCTGGCCTGGCGCGACACCTTCACCGGTCAGGGCAGCAAGGACTGATCCGCACAACTAAGCTGAACCTTCAGGCAGTGTTCGCCGGAGGTTCGGCCGATGTGCGGAAGACTTTCGCAATACCGCGGCATCCACGATTTCGTTGCGGTGCTGAGCATTCCCGATGCGCTGATCAATCACGTCGGCGATGCACCGCTGGCACACTACAACGCGGCGCCCACCACTGCGCTGGCCATTCTTCATCAACACGAACAACGCTTGTACGCCGATAACCTGCGCTGGGGCTGGCGCCCGCACTGGGCCAGGGATCGCGCTGCGCCGATCAATGCACGGGTCGAAAAAGTCGTCCACGGCCCGTTCTTTCGGGCGATCTGGCGTCACCGCCTGATCGTGCCGGTCGACAACTGGTTCGAGTGGGTCGACGGGCCGGACAAGAGCCGCCAACCCTGGCTGATCCATCGGGTCGATCATCAACCGGTTTTCTGCGCCGCCATCGGCCAGTTTCCGACACCCGATGCGCAATCGAGGGAAGACGACGGTTTCGTGATCATCACCGCCGACAGCGAAGGCGGCCTGCTCGATCTGCATGATCGCCGGCCCATCGTGTTGTCCGCCGAGGGGGCGCGGGAATGGCTCGATCCCGCCACGCCCGTGGAGC from Pseudomonas allokribbensis encodes the following:
- a CDS encoding SOS response-associated peptidase family protein, which encodes MCGRLSQYRGIHDFVAVLSIPDALINHVGDAPLAHYNAAPTTALAILHQHEQRLYADNLRWGWRPHWARDRAAPINARVEKVVHGPFFRAIWRHRLIVPVDNWFEWVDGPDKSRQPWLIHRVDHQPVFCAAIGQFPTPDAQSREDDGFVIITADSEGGLLDLHDRRPIVLSAEGAREWLDPATPVERAEQMLLFEGLGSKAFEWHKVGKAVGNSRNQGAELIEVVA
- a CDS encoding ABC transporter permease, which translates into the protein MSNDLPARLAAPLPRRQTLPLNPLWRRRLKGLALPLLIVITLEIIVRVGWLPSYQMPAPSEVALTLTDLAEGALWKHIGASLIRVLIGFAIGASLALVFAAWVGLSREAEAYLEPTFAALRSIPSLAWVPLLLLWLGIDETSKIVLIAIGAFFPVYVNVVAAIRNIDRKLVEVGHIYGFSRLQLVRRILLPAALPGLFTGLRSGMSLAWMFLVAAELIAATKGLGYLLSDGRETSRPDIVLAAIIVLALLGKLSDGLLAALERRWLAWRDTFTGQGSKD